One genomic segment of Belonocnema kinseyi isolate 2016_QV_RU_SX_M_011 chromosome 2, B_treatae_v1, whole genome shotgun sequence includes these proteins:
- the LOC117167263 gene encoding G patch domain-containing protein 4, whose translation MADFAKAQLLKYGWTEGKGLGKQEDGIVDAIKPKLKFDTAGVGHKSDICNNWWESVFNKAAKNVSVDTNSSGVSLNVVDQDATIFSNRQDLKSLQKEHRSGYKAFLKTSILENGKVTQDEIKDIEIEVKPELSNFIVSDDELFKACGGRTAHKGARHGLNLNGKLARIAQQEKEMLAALSLRKGSVQPKEVAEKKDKESKKKKRKRKAAETESEEDIIDEDNKDISHLLNISKDKGLSNKSQRKSNKKKINSLVQMMDKSCKLEESREGAIKSIECNMNKKKRKTASHDAGNEFIYTKSVEKMTRLCKEMEKIIEKCKKLDPKTESSCDTRTAKDEEDYLDLFKDITFKRYEQQDPEKFLNQMKNKMKNRTDDKKMNKLSEQLDNSCSLSGKGSKKKKKKSRDRFVAFDDDIISRIDANKLNSKIEKKKRKRLLKEESLALLVKNMSSKSKGKPELSDFL comes from the exons ATGGCAGATTTTGCCAAAGCACAACTTCTAAAATATGGTTGGACAGAAG GTAAAGGGCTAGGAAAACAGGAAGACGGAATAGTTGACGCTATAAAACCGAAATTAAAATTCGACACCGCAGGCGTTGGTCATAAATCCGATATTTGCAACAACTGGTGggaatcagttttcaacaaagccGCAAAGAACGTTTCCGTCGACACAAATTCTTCCGGAGTTTCCTTAAATGTAGTGGATCAAGATGCCACAATATTCTCAAATAGACAAGACCTAAAGTCTCTGCAGAAAGAACACAGGTCAGGTTATAAGGCATTCCTAAAAACTTCCATACTAGAGAATGGAAAGGTAACCCAGGATGAAATAAAAGATATCGAAATAGAAGTGAAGCCTGAACTTTCCAATTTCATAGTCAGCGACGATGAATTGTTTAAGGCCTGTGGAGGCAGAACTGCACACAAAGGAGCCAGGCATGGATTGAATTTAAATGGAAAACTTGCCAGAATTGCGCAGCAAGAAAAAGAAATGCTCGCTGCCTTATCGTTACGAAAAGGAAGCGTCCAGCCAAAGGAAGTCGCTGAGAAGAAAGACAAGGAATCtaaaaagaagaagagaaaaagaaaagCTGCTGAAACAGAAAGCGAAGAGGACATCATCGATGAGGACAATAAAGATATTTCTCATTTgctaaatatttcgaaagataaAGGTCTATCGAACAAGTCCCAGagaaaatcgaacaaaaaaaaaattaactcccTGGTTCAAATGATGGACAAGTCCTGCAAACTCGAAGAAAGTCGGGAAGGTGCAATCAAGAGTATTGAGtgcaacatgaataaaaaaaagaggaaaacagCAAGCCATGATGCAGGAAACGAATTTATTTACACCAAGTCCGTGGAGAAAATGACTAGGCTTTGTAAAGAAATGGAGAAGATAATAGAGAAGTGTAAGAAACTTGATCCAAAGACGGAAAGTAGCTGTGATACTCGTACTGCTAAAGACGAAGAAGATTATTTGGATCTCTTCAAAGATATTACTTTCAAGCGTTACGAACAACAGGATCCTGAAAAATTTCTCAACCAGATGAAAAACAAGATGAAGAACAGAACGGATGACAAGAAGATGAATAAGTTGAGCGAACAACTTGATAATTCTTGTTCCCTTAGCGGAAAAGGatcgaagaagaagaaaaagaagtctCGTGATCGGTTCGTCGCGTTTGATGATGATATTATTTCGAGGATAGATGCAAACAAATTGAAcagtaaaattgaaaagaagaagAGAAAGCGTTTGTTGAAAGAAGAATCATTGGCGTTGCTAGTGAAAAACATGAGTTCAAAATCTAAAGGTAAACCAGAATTAAGCGACTTCCTGTAG